ATCACCACCTCTTGAGGTATGAGGTACAGATTCGAGCCCTACTACTCTTAAACACTTTGGATCTCCATTGTGAGCTATATCGTAGTGTTTGGAGACACTATGTGTTTGTATTCTTTTTAGGATATTCCTCCTATGTTCTAGAAATCTAGTTTTAAGGGGTCTGGTTGTGCGACCTATATATTTTTTCCCACATCCACTTATTAACATGTATATGGCATACGATGTATTACAGTTaataaaactgctaatttcaaatgaGGTCTCTTCTGTATTATTTGGAGAGATCTTCTTTGTTCGATTTAATATGTGGTTACAAGTTATACATCTATTCATCCCACATTTGTGACAGCCCTTTGTTCTAGGTTGTTGATAATTTTTTAGCCAGTCCCCTTTAGTAGTACCTTCTTCTCCACTTTCTTTGATGTTCTTAAGGTGACTAGGAGCCAGTATATTTTTCAGGGACTTACTCTTGCGGAAAATGAACCTTGGTTCGGAGGTTAATATAGTGGATAATTGAGGATCATGTTTAAGGATCCCAAAATTTTTGGAAACAATCTTCTTAATTTCTGAATGTGAcctattaaaagtagagatgaatgCTACCTCATCTATTTTATCTCCTTTTCTTTCTTCCTtagttttaatttttaataattcaTTCCTGTCTTTATTTCTAACTTCTGCAAGGGATGTTCTAATAAGTTCAGCTGGATAACCTCTGTTAAGAAATGCCTCCGACATAGATCTTGCTTGATTGTCAAAGGAGGTGAGATCTGAACAGTTCCTCCTGAGTCGTAATAGTTGGCTCTTTGGGATGCTTTTTTTCCAGGGTATATAATGACTGCTCTTAAAATGTAAATATGAGTCAGTACCCACATCTTTAATGAAATTAGTAGTCGATATTTGATTATCTCTGATCTCGAGGGAAATATCAAGAAAATTCGTCTTGTGAGGGTGATAAGAGTGAGTGAACGATAAATTATACGAGTTGGAATTTAAGTGAGTGACAAACGATAAAACTGAATCCGCatcaccatcccaaataataaacaagtcatctatgtatcggccatagagaaccaggctCGCGCCGAAGCCGCCACCCCACACGAGCAGGTCCTCGACCTCacccatgtagagattggcgtagctgggcgcgaacctggttcccatggccgtacccatcacctgaAGATAGTGCTCATCCAAAAACAAAAAGTGATTGTGTGTTAATATGAATAGTATTGAGTCCAAAATGAACTGCTGATGTGGAATAGTAAGATCTCCATCGTTGGTGAGTTTATTGGCTATTGCCTTAATACCTAGAtcgtgtgggatattggtgtatagACTTTGAACGTCAAGAGTGAGGAAACCATAAGTGTCTTTCCATTTAACATCTTTAATCAAGTTCAAAAAGTGAGTTGTGTCCTTAATATGTGACTTGAGCATAGAAACTCGTGGCTGTAAAAAAATATCTACGTAGTGAGAAAGATTAGATGTGAGGGAACCTATACCggaaattatgggacgaccagggggtgcaatgagtgacttgtgaattttaggaaggtgATAATAGGTGGGGACTGTTGGGTGTGAATTATATAGAAATCTAAATTCTTCCCTGGAGATCAGATTGTTACAAGCTGCCCCATCAAGAAGGCCGTATAGCTCGGAGAGATATTCAGAGGTAGGATCCTTTGTAAGGATTTTATAAAACTTGACATCCTTTAACTGCCTGTTTGCCTCCTTAATGTAGTCAGATCTATCTTGTAAGACAagtccccccccccttatcagcttgCTTGATTATAATTGAGCTATCTTTCGTTAGCCTATGCAGGGCTTTTCTCTCCCATTTGTTGAGGTTATCTGATTTCTGCGAATTGGTGGTTTTAGAACACAAAATTTTAAAATCTTCCAGGGTCGTTTTATAAAAGCTGTCAATACTTGACCCCTTTGTTTTAATTGGATAGAATTCAGATTTTATCCTCAGTTCTTTTCTCCCATTAATATTAAATAATGGTTGGGTTTTTAAGGGGACATCACTAGTATTTTCTTCTAAAAGGTCTGTAAGGGCCTCTAAAGCTAGAGTATCTTCTCCATCAAGAACAATGGGAAAGGCTTCATCAGCATTCTTCAATAATTTTTGTTTAGCAAAAAACTTTTTTCTGCATAAAGTCCGAACAAAGCGGTTCAGTTCTACAAAAAGGGTAAACATATTAGGAGGTGCTGAAGGGGAGAATTTAAGTCCCTTATTAAGGACTTGAATTTCATTATCTGTCAGTTTCTTTGTAGACAAATTAAAAATGCACTTTTTATGTGTAGCCTTCTTACTCCTTTTTAGTTTCTTACTGGCCTCcttctttcctcctcttcttcctcgaaACTGatatttcttctttttctccctgttTCTTTTTGCCACTCCCTGTCCTGATCCTGTAATCTTCTCTTTCGCTGCTCTAAAAAACTGCTAGTAGTCAGGGAGCTGTCAGGATGTGATTTAGGCCTTGCTCCGAGATCACTATTCTTAGGTGTGGGAGAAATTCCTACATCTACTTTCTTAGTGGGTGATCTATGTTCAAATCTTTCTTGGGGATCTTTATTGTAGTATCTCCTCATCCTCTGTTGGGATCTTGGAGTATCTACTCGACCTCTTCTGTCTGGTCTATATTGTGAGACAGATTTATTATAGTTGTTAGGTGGTTCTCTAAAATTAGAGTTTTTAAATTGTTTAAAGGTTCTTACATTGTCTGTTCTATAGTCTTCCACATCTCTCTGGAACTTTTTACACTTGGTCTCTAAAATTGTCTGCTCAAATTTATTTACTCTCTCTGTAACTGCCATGTCTCTCTCTTTAAATTCGCTGCTTTGACTATGTGGCTCAAGTTTCTCCTTTAAGTTTCCAATCTCTGATTCTATTATTTTTAGTTTCTCTGTCCTATAATCAATTACAATTCCCATAAGGGTTAATGAACACCGATCAAGTGTAGAGTCCCATCGTTTTTGGTACTCCACATTATCATGAAAAATAGAGGGTTTAG
Above is a window of Pseudophryne corroboree isolate aPseCor3 chromosome 3 unlocalized genomic scaffold, aPseCor3.hap2 SUPER_3_unloc_7, whole genome shotgun sequence DNA encoding:
- the LOC134984632 gene encoding uncharacterized protein LOC134984632, with protein sequence MGCFSNFSDRLNRRQGYLSKWETPFTNKAESRDDLKEDFFKLEDLLKSEVRHWLDTINMQKYIDRKIIPRGLRLSKPSIFHDNVEYQKRWDSTLDRCSLTLMGIVIDYRTEKLKIIESEIGNLKEKLEPHSQSSEFKERDMAVTERVNKFEQTILETKCKKFQRDVEDYRTDNVRTFKQFKNSNFREPPNNYNKSVSQYRPDRRGRVDTPRSQQRMRRYYNKDPQERFEHRSPTKKVDVGISPTPKNSDLGARPKSHPDSSLTTSSFLEQRKRRLQDQDREWQKETGRKRRNISFEEEEEERRRPVRN